The segment TAATAAGAGACCTACTATTTTTCCATAAACGGACCCTGCTGATCGATGCGTTGCAGGGTTTGTTTGAACTTGTCGGAACCGTCGTCTTCCCAGACATCCAGGCGAATGCCCCGGATGTTGCCTTCGGGGAAACCAGTGAGGCGAGCAACGTTTGGGAATCCTCTGGTATAGAGCTTGTGGCCATCGGGTAGATGCAGGATGCCAATAGTGGGGGGAATAACAGTGGGTTTGTTGGCGGCGCATCTGGTCAGCGCGTCTTCATCAACTTCTACGCCGAGGCCGGGGCCTTTGGGTACCGGAGAGGAACCGCCTGCGACTTCGATGCGCTGTTTGACAACGTCTTCACCGTACTGGTCGTCCAGGTTGGTAGAATGAGCCACGTTGGGAATCACGGCGCCCATATGCAGAGCCATGGCTTTGGTGAGGGTACCGCCTGTGAGCTGGATGACAGAGGAGACATTGGCCAGGGCAGTAGCAAATCCACGCACGAGGGTAGAGCCAATGCCGCCTTCGCCGATCATGTAGGCATCGGCGCAACCGCGAATAATCTCCTGACCTCCGCCGAGTTGAGGGACATGCATGAGCAGCGGCAAACTGGTTTTCTCCCTCAGAAAGCGCCAGCCTTCGACATCGGATAAGACCAGGGGATCTTCGATCATACCTACGACGGGAGACTTCTCCAACTCCTGCAAAATGCGCAGGACAGCGGCAAGCGGCCGATTGTGATTGAAGTCGTAATGCATCTTGAAACCGGGCGGAGCAACCTCCTCAACAGCTCTGGTTTGTTCGTACACGTCGTAATAGGCGCAGGTGTGGATTTTAAAGATCATATACCCTTCTTCTACAGCTCGCTGAACCTCTTTGGCCAGGTCTTCCGGGGAGGCAGGGCGGGTCCAGGCAGCTACGGGTACGCGGTCGCGTATCTTCTGACCCATGAGTTTGTACGCGGGAATTTCAAGGTATTTGCCCATGGCATCGTAGAGTGCGCCCATCAGGCCACTGTTGAGATCGGCGTTGATAAAGTCAAAAGGATCGCGGTCGATCAGGTGATTTACAGTGGACTTGAGAGGGGACTCACAGCGTGCATCACCATAGCCCACAATGCCATTGTCAGTCGTAATTTTAAAAATGGTACGATGGTTTATATTGAAAAACCGGGCTTTCTGATCGGCATTCCGGTCGGCGATTTTGGGGTAGATGGGGATGATGTCGATGTCGATGATTTTCATGATCAAATCCTCTTTTAAAGCCTAAATCCTGCCGTTCACACCTCGATAGGCCTCGTAATATCTGCGCCGGGCAGCATTTTGCGCAAGAGTGATTTCAAGTGGTCGGCAGTGGTGGGGTCGATATTTGCGCCGGGATGGCGCACGTAGCTACTGGCGATAAGGCCGCGCAGGCGGAAAATCTCTTTGCGGATGGCCACTCCCGGCTGCTGTTCGTACACAATGAGCGGCAGGTATCGGTGATAGATGTCGTGTACGGTATCAAAGTCTCTATTTTCAGCACTCCGAACCAGGGCGAGCAGAACTTCGGGAAAGGCAAAGCCAGTCATAAAACCGTGTGCCCCGCGAGTCAGATCAAAGGCACCGTAGAGAGCACCGAGGCCGGTGAGAATAGTGACCACACGGTCTCCAATGCCATCCAAGAGGGCAGTAATCCTGGGCGGCGTGGGCACGGCTTCTTCTTTGATGCAGGCGACGAGCGGAATTTCCCGGACGAGGCGCAGAATGAGGGGAACGGACATGTGGACCTGGGTAGAGGCGGGGTGGTCCTGTACGACGATGGGAATGGAGATACC is part of the Gemmatimonadota bacterium genome and harbors:
- a CDS encoding dihydrodipicolinate synthase family protein codes for the protein MASVTFKGVFPILVTPFDDQGNLDLESFDRTVRFMADIGVNGVTIIGVLGESNRMLDAEREQLIKTAVGAAGGRIPVIVGTSYSGTRATLELSRMAESLGAAGVMVTPSCESVPNEDRIFEFFQQVAEGISIPIVVQDHPASTQVHMSVPLILRLVREIPLVACIKEEAVPTPPRITALLDGIGDRVVTILTGLGALYGAFDLTRGAHGFMTGFAFPEVLLALVRSAENRDFDTVHDIYHRYLPLIVYEQQPGVAIRKEIFRLRGLIASSYVRHPGANIDPTTADHLKSLLRKMLPGADITRPIEV